Proteins encoded within one genomic window of Humulus lupulus chromosome 1, drHumLupu1.1, whole genome shotgun sequence:
- the LOC133816064 gene encoding uncharacterized protein LOC133816064, with amino-acid sequence MNLKVLNKWTDKSFDGLLECLREILPEGNHCPGNYYQTRKLLCEVGLGYEQIGVCQYDCALFYGENANAVSCPVCKSSRYVRNQIPHKRLRWFPIKARLKRMFSSKHTSKDMRWHKDVRKNEAGILRHPADGDAWKHFDNVYPDFAADSRSVRMGLASDGFNPFSNMTSTYSLWPVILIPYNMPPWASPNGTNYLMSLLIPGPKSPGKDYDVFLMPLIEELKELWDGVNAYDLYGQCTFKLRAAVLWTISDFPAYAYLSGWSTAGKLACPVCLEDTRYRRITDKPCFMGHRCYLKRNHSWRKSKEDDGSTELRGPPRTFTGDDILEQLDEIPIHTPGKAPSNSSRKRKRGEKELNWCTRIVLFELPYWSKLLLHHNLDVMHIEKNVCDNIIGALLDIEGKSKDTLKGCKDLQNLNICEELWLKKDLSNNNLKNLMLVTL; translated from the coding sequence ATGAATCTCAAAGTGCTTAACAAATGGACAGATAAATCATTCGACGGTCTTTTGGAGTGTTTGAGAGAGATATTGCCCGAGGGTAATCATTGCCCAGGGAATTATTACCAGACGAGGAAGCTTCTTTGTGAGGTGGGCTTAGGCTATGAGCAAATTGGTGTTTGTCAATACGATTGTGCATTGTTTTATGGTGAGAATGCAAATGCAGTGTCATGTCCTGTATGCAAGTCTAGTCGTTATGTACGAAATCAAATCCCACATAAACGACTTAGATGGTTCCCAATCAAGGCACGACTTAAGAGAATGTTTAGTTCGAAGCACACTTCTAAAGATATGCGATGGCATAAAGACGTACGAAAAAATGAAGCTGGGATTTTACGTCATCCTGCTGATGGGGATGCTTGGAAGCATTTCGACAATGTGTATCCTGACTTTGCAGCTGATTCTAGGAGTGTACGAATGGGGTTGGCGTCAGATGGGTTTAACCCTTTCTCTAATATGACATCAACCTATAGTTTGTGGCCAGTGATATTAATTCCGTACAATATGCCACCTTGGGCTTCTCCTAATGGAACAAACTATCTCATGTCTTTGTTAATTCCAGGCCCTAAATCTCCTGGAAAAGATTATGATGTGTTCTTGATGCCATTAATTGAAGAGCTTAAAGAGTTATGGGATGGAGTCAATGCATATGATTTGTATGGTCAATGCACGTTTAAACTTCGAGCTGCAGTCTTGTGGACAATTAGTGATTTTCCTGCTTATGCATACTTGTCTGGGTGGAGCACTGCTGGTAAATTAGCATGTCCTGTTTGTCTTGAAGATACAAGATATAGAAGAATAACTGACAAACCATGTTTCATGGGACATCGATGTTATTTGAAAAGAAACCATTCTTGGAGAAAAAGTAAAGAAGATGATGGATCTACTGAATTACGTGGCCCTCCTAGAACTTTTACTGGGGACGACATTTTAGAGCAATTGGATGAAATTCCTATTCATACCCCTGGTAAAGCACCAAGTAATTCTTCTAGAAAACGTAAGCGTGGAGAGAAAGAGCTGAATTGGTGTACAAGAATTGTTTTGTTTGAATTGCCATACTGGTCAAAGCTCTTGCTGCATCACAATCTTGATGTGATGcatatagagaaaaatgtatgtgataacATTATTGGAGCACTTTTAGACATTGAAGGTAAATCGAAAGACACTTTAAAAGGTTGTAAGGATTTACAAAATCTTAATATTTGTGAAGAGCTTTGGCTGAAGAAGGACCTATCTAATAACAACTTGAAAAACCTTATGCTAGTTACACTTTGA
- the LOC133816075 gene encoding uncharacterized protein LOC133816075 → MLHEHFDINLNDETTKKCIDEQMRKAWKGHKYKLHLYFKEIGGENDLEMDKSKRHPDLKEEHQEDWMILCDRWCSPEFKERALKNTTNRSKRKWESKNGSVSTPRHHIRRGMVLTSPTGQIKTWRLKHYDAEKGWTGIELGPLYDKMMKLRGQHPPEELSDKEIMERVLGRDSVYLRGWGRSPSVTTSTSHRENIVGNQPTYEELLERLNDTTSCLNTTNEQLSVVVDILCHNNLMAPPPPPPTDQASEANLRESPSISVRESQDDS, encoded by the exons atGCTACATGAACATTTTGACATCAACTTGAATGATGAGACAACTAAAAAATGCATTGATGAGCAAATGAGAAAAGCTTGGAAGGGTCATAAGTACAAGCTGCACTTATATTTCAAAGAAATTGGAGGAGAAAATGATCTTGAGATGGACAAGAGCAAACGTCATCCAGACTTAAAAGAAGAACATCAAGAAGATTGGATGATTTTGTGTGATCGTTGGTGTTCTCCTGAATTTAAG GAAAGAGCATTAAAGAATACTACCAATCGATCAAAGAGGAAATGGGAGTCGAAAAATGGTTCAGTCTCCACACCACGACATCACATTCGACGTGGAATGGTGTTAACTTCTCCTACCGGTCAAATTAAGACATGGCGTCTAAAGCATTATGATGCTGAGAAAGGATGGACTGGAATAGAGCTCGGGCCATTATAT GATAAAATGATGAAGTTAAGGGGTCAACATCCTCCAGAAGAATTGTCTGATAAAGAGATTATGGAGCGTGTACTTGGACGTGATTCGGTATACTTGCGAGGGTGGGGGCGGTCTCCTAGTGTCACAACTTCTACTTCACATCGTGAAAATATTGTGGGTAATCAACCAACTTATGAAGAGTTACTTGAACGACTTAATGATACAACTTCCTGCCTTAATACTACTAACGAACAACTTAGTGTAGTTGTGGATATACTTTGTCATAACAATTTGATGGcaccgcctccaccacctccaacagaccaagcttcagaggcaaatttaagagagtcgccatctatttctgttcgggagtcacaagatgattcttag